Proteins from a genomic interval of Bifidobacterium longum subsp. infantis ATCC 15697 = JCM 1222 = DSM 20088:
- a CDS encoding carbohydrate ABC transporter permease, protein MTQTMTASAARKASKKTQHVRSTGDWITLIVLIAAALLVLFPLLVLTINAFKTPVDYNATGPLSLPKHFTMDGIISFWTTTKFPLKFWNSLVISLVVAVAAVVLSVLNSFALGIGRVKGNTWIVLAIMLANMMPQEALLYPLYTMFKQVGLYNTKLAIIIIFTIIQSAYGTYLLSSVYGTFPQAILEAAAIDGASRWQILRKVVLPISWSTISVLFVFFFVWTWNEYMIPMAFLMSDDVQTIPLALATLQGQRTMDATTLASASLLSIVPTIIFFIIFQRKLSQGITAGAVK, encoded by the coding sequence ATGACGCAAACCATGACCGCATCGGCAGCGCGGAAAGCATCCAAGAAAACCCAACATGTGCGCTCGACCGGCGATTGGATCACCCTCATTGTGCTCATCGCAGCCGCACTGCTCGTGCTTTTCCCGCTGCTCGTACTCACCATCAACGCATTCAAAACGCCTGTCGATTACAATGCCACCGGTCCGCTTTCTCTGCCGAAACACTTCACCATGGATGGCATTATCTCCTTCTGGACCACCACCAAATTCCCGCTGAAATTCTGGAACAGCCTGGTTATTTCACTGGTAGTGGCAGTGGCCGCCGTCGTGCTTTCCGTGCTGAACTCTTTCGCGCTCGGCATCGGCAGGGTCAAAGGCAACACATGGATTGTGCTCGCCATCATGCTCGCCAATATGATGCCGCAGGAAGCGCTGCTCTACCCGCTGTACACCATGTTCAAGCAGGTCGGACTGTACAACACCAAACTGGCGATCATCATCATCTTCACCATCATCCAAAGCGCATACGGCACATATCTGCTGTCGTCCGTATACGGTACGTTTCCGCAGGCCATTCTCGAAGCGGCGGCCATCGACGGCGCCTCGCGCTGGCAGATTCTGCGCAAGGTGGTGCTGCCGATTTCCTGGTCGACCATCAGTGTGCTGTTCGTGTTCTTTTTCGTGTGGACATGGAACGAATACATGATTCCGATGGCGTTCCTGATGAGCGATGACGTGCAGACCATTCCGCTGGCGCTCGCCACCTTGCAGGGGCAGCGCACGATGGATGCGACCACGCTTGCTTCGGCTTCGCTGCTCAGCATTGTGCCGACCATTATCTTCTTCATTATTTTCCAGCGCAAGTTGTCGCAAGGCATCACCGCCGGTGCCGTAAAGTAG
- a CDS encoding ABC transporter substrate-binding protein, whose product MKITRGIALAAAVAMSLTTLAACGSDTAQDEETPDSLSFWYYEEDDAGQTQAWRRAAEAFEKETGVKINFERKSFTQIAQNGSQFLNSDEAPDLMESNRGNGSAGVLSTMGLLTDLGDYVDQYGWDKKVTGANAAVAKYDENGIMDGDTWYGMTSYAEFQRVYYNKDLFAKYGLEIPTTYDEFVDVCQKFVDAGVTPIAADAQEYGVMWLWWQLVSKEADAKFIDNWQLYKGDVDWNSNILTNSVSTINDWLDKGFISRNATGMKAEDTTQAFIKGEYPIYQTGTWNQGRFVKQITTFDWDAAVMPESNFAIGCAGNLLVIPERSHHKDLAAKFIDYVLSDDVQNYLGNAGGIPVAGDASKINDEKSKAMIEEYASYANDGKLSYYPDYAASNLTDAVPAEFQELVNGTKKPADVLKGIHEKYDVGVEDMGVKTN is encoded by the coding sequence ATGAAGATCACACGAGGCATCGCACTTGCGGCCGCGGTGGCAATGTCGCTGACCACGCTCGCTGCATGCGGCAGCGACACCGCGCAAGATGAGGAAACGCCAGACAGCCTGTCGTTCTGGTATTACGAGGAAGACGACGCTGGCCAGACCCAGGCATGGCGTCGCGCCGCGGAAGCCTTCGAAAAGGAAACGGGTGTCAAAATCAATTTCGAACGCAAGTCGTTCACGCAGATCGCGCAGAACGGCAGCCAATTCCTCAATTCCGATGAGGCGCCGGATCTTATGGAATCCAATCGCGGCAACGGTTCGGCCGGCGTGCTCTCCACCATGGGGCTGCTCACCGATTTGGGTGATTACGTCGATCAATACGGTTGGGACAAGAAGGTGACCGGCGCCAATGCGGCCGTGGCCAAGTATGATGAAAACGGCATCATGGATGGTGACACCTGGTACGGCATGACCAGTTACGCGGAATTCCAGCGCGTCTACTACAACAAGGATCTGTTCGCCAAGTACGGGCTGGAGATTCCGACCACCTATGACGAGTTCGTGGACGTCTGCCAGAAATTCGTGGATGCCGGAGTGACGCCGATCGCCGCCGACGCGCAGGAATACGGCGTGATGTGGCTGTGGTGGCAGCTGGTTTCCAAGGAGGCCGACGCCAAATTCATCGACAACTGGCAGCTCTACAAGGGCGATGTCGACTGGAATTCCAACATTCTCACCAATTCCGTGAGCACCATCAACGACTGGCTCGACAAGGGCTTCATCTCCCGCAACGCCACCGGTATGAAGGCCGAAGACACCACGCAGGCATTCATCAAGGGGGAGTATCCGATCTATCAGACCGGCACCTGGAATCAGGGACGTTTCGTCAAGCAGATCACCACTTTCGATTGGGACGCCGCGGTGATGCCGGAATCGAATTTCGCGATTGGCTGCGCAGGCAATCTGCTGGTGATTCCGGAACGCTCGCACCACAAGGATCTCGCTGCGAAGTTCATTGACTACGTGCTTTCCGACGATGTGCAGAACTACCTCGGCAACGCCGGCGGAATTCCGGTGGCGGGCGACGCCAGCAAGATCAACGACGAGAAGAGCAAGGCCATGATCGAGGAATACGCCTCCTACGCCAATGATGGCAAGCTCAGCTACTACCCGGATTACGCCGCTTCCAACCTTACCGATGCTGTTCCGGCGGAATTCCAGGAACTGGTGAACGGCACCAAGAAGCCGGCCGACGTGCTCAAGGGTATCCACGAGAAGTACGACGTCGGTGTGGAAGACATGGGCGTCAAGACCAACTGA
- a CDS encoding glycoside hydrolase family 172 protein, with protein MQVDSSGAFAARSPMDSLAVAVPGRTRCVNAENPTGGKGTAASAASALGPSRKGSPCIQTVKAGENVTLMDVDGPGVIRHIWMTVTDRTSPTGPNVLRDLILEFYWDGEKTPSAQCPIGDFFCCGHAQACRVNSVPVVVVPNRGFNCYFSMPFEHARIVLRNDHNEDVPAFFYQIDYTEYDSLPAGTMRFHAQWRRERVTEPARDYVVLDGVHGRGAYIGTYLALTALESRWWGEGEVKMYIDGDDQYPTWCSTGAEDYFGGAWSFADFDERGRMHEQTFCAPYVGFPFYSQRLASHRESAYWDVNTPVTRGLYRWHIPDPIYFEHDLRVEWQQIGTEEGGNFERQDDVASVAYWYQLEPHTPFDPIGDRHFRQPR; from the coding sequence ATGCAGGTCGATTCGTCGGGTGCGTTCGCCGCGCGCAGTCCGATGGACTCGCTTGCGGTTGCGGTACCAGGGCGCACGCGTTGTGTGAACGCCGAGAATCCCACGGGCGGCAAGGGCACTGCGGCCAGTGCGGCCAGTGCACTTGGCCCGTCGCGCAAAGGCAGCCCCTGCATCCAAACCGTGAAAGCGGGGGAGAACGTCACTTTGATGGATGTGGACGGTCCGGGCGTGATCCGCCATATTTGGATGACCGTCACTGACCGCACGTCGCCTACCGGTCCGAACGTGCTTCGTGACCTGATCTTGGAATTCTATTGGGATGGCGAGAAAACCCCGTCCGCGCAATGCCCGATCGGCGACTTCTTCTGCTGCGGCCACGCGCAGGCCTGCCGAGTCAATTCGGTGCCGGTGGTGGTCGTACCCAATCGCGGCTTCAACTGCTATTTCTCCATGCCGTTCGAACATGCGCGCATTGTGCTCCGCAACGATCATAATGAAGACGTTCCCGCGTTCTTCTACCAGATCGACTACACCGAATATGACTCGCTTCCGGCCGGCACCATGCGCTTTCATGCGCAGTGGCGTCGCGAGCGCGTCACCGAACCGGCCCGCGATTATGTGGTGCTTGACGGCGTGCACGGTCGTGGCGCGTATATCGGCACGTATCTGGCGCTCACCGCGTTAGAAAGCCGATGGTGGGGCGAGGGCGAAGTCAAGATGTACATCGATGGAGACGATCAGTACCCTACATGGTGTAGCACCGGTGCCGAGGATTATTTCGGTGGCGCGTGGAGTTTCGCTGATTTTGACGAGCGTGGGCGCATGCATGAGCAGACATTCTGTGCGCCGTACGTCGGATTCCCGTTCTACTCGCAGCGTCTCGCCTCGCATCGCGAGAGCGCGTATTGGGATGTGAATACCCCTGTGACCCGCGGACTATATCGCTGGCACATTCCCGATCCGATTTATTTCGAGCATGATTTGCGCGTGGAATGGCAGCAGATCGGCACTGAAGAGGGTGGCAATTTCGAACGTCAGGACGACGTCGCTTCCGTCGCGTACTGGTATCAGCTCGAGCCGCACACGCCGTTCGATCCGATTGGAGATCGTCATTTCCGCCAGCCCCGCTGA
- a CDS encoding carbohydrate ABC transporter permease, with protein MSKKTKNGGVSMSRLPGNRSAKFVPYLVPGLVGLLVIVVIPFAWNIYLSFTRWRGVGPAKFVGLQNWKRLFADSTFWISFANSFWIIVAIVVIPTILGLFISSLLTDVIQKKFGGKTASFLRAMFYLPQLLPVAVAAIIMGWIFRPEDGAVNALLVKLGLGSLQHNWLGSPDSALPVLMFILVWIQLGYPIVIFMSGLQRVDPELYEAAGLDGANWWQKFRVVTLPSIIPELLVVILTATIGALKTFAPVYLLTKGGPGTATTVPSYYSYNQFFQVQQVGYGAAISTALTVVIIVFSIVFTMVQKHVEKELV; from the coding sequence ATGTCAAAGAAGACCAAAAACGGGGGAGTCTCAATGTCAAGGCTTCCCGGAAACCGTTCCGCAAAATTCGTACCATATCTTGTTCCCGGACTGGTAGGTCTGCTCGTTATCGTCGTTATTCCATTCGCATGGAACATTTATTTGAGTTTCACTCGCTGGCGCGGAGTTGGTCCTGCTAAATTCGTCGGATTGCAGAATTGGAAACGTCTGTTCGCTGATTCCACGTTCTGGATTTCATTCGCTAATTCATTCTGGATTATTGTGGCTATCGTAGTTATTCCTACGATTCTCGGACTTTTTATTTCGTCACTGTTGACTGACGTTATTCAGAAGAAATTCGGTGGAAAGACGGCTTCTTTTCTGCGGGCCATGTTCTACCTGCCGCAGCTGCTGCCAGTTGCGGTCGCGGCCATCATCATGGGCTGGATTTTCCGCCCGGAAGATGGTGCGGTGAACGCGCTGCTCGTTAAGCTCGGCCTGGGATCACTGCAGCATAATTGGCTCGGTAGTCCTGATAGCGCGCTTCCGGTACTGATGTTCATCCTGGTGTGGATTCAGCTGGGCTATCCGATAGTGATTTTCATGTCCGGTCTGCAGCGCGTGGATCCTGAACTTTACGAGGCGGCTGGTCTTGACGGAGCCAACTGGTGGCAGAAATTCCGTGTGGTCACGCTGCCATCCATTATTCCCGAACTGCTGGTGGTCATCCTTACTGCCACCATCGGTGCGCTGAAAACCTTCGCACCGGTCTATCTGCTCACCAAAGGCGGGCCGGGAACGGCAACTACCGTGCCATCGTACTATTCCTACAATCAATTCTTCCAAGTGCAACAAGTCGGCTACGGCGCGGCCATCTCCACAGCGCTCACCGTGGTCATCATCGTGTTCTCCATCGTGTTCACCATGGTGCAGAAGCACGTCGAAAAGGAACTGGTCTGA
- a CDS encoding LacI family DNA-binding transcriptional regulator, which translates to MAGIKDVAQEAGVSVSTVSYVLSGKRSISAKTTDKVMAAVERLGYTPDASARKMRGMRNHIFALSAPIRGDINQAKYNAYFLQTAWQAKNRGYDVLLLTGEDAVADIRRVTQSNLVDGVVLLDIEEHDERTAQAGSYSKPCVAIGYPAEHEGCACVDIDFATAGRMAVDCLYSKGHRSAMFLRDNETDCDRGSGYVLLFRKALLERAEELGMTIHESFKHRDDRFDAVEFVRELCSLDERPTAIVNQANANVLKLVLQQLQASGLRVPDDISVLSCGTYFEGELMPQPITEMPVMPQELCSKAVDLLVDAIDERRDIKGLVELSAPVMHSRGSVTKVGDV; encoded by the coding sequence ATGGCGGGCATCAAAGATGTAGCCCAGGAGGCGGGAGTGTCGGTTAGCACCGTTTCGTACGTGCTTTCCGGCAAGCGTTCCATCTCCGCCAAAACCACCGATAAGGTGATGGCCGCCGTTGAACGACTTGGATATACTCCGGATGCCAGCGCCCGTAAAATGCGTGGTATGCGCAATCATATTTTTGCGCTCAGCGCGCCGATTCGCGGTGATATCAATCAGGCCAAATACAACGCTTACTTTCTGCAGACCGCATGGCAGGCAAAGAACCGTGGCTACGATGTGCTGTTGCTTACCGGCGAGGACGCGGTGGCCGACATTCGGCGCGTGACGCAAAGCAACTTGGTTGATGGCGTGGTGCTGCTCGACATTGAGGAACATGACGAGCGTACCGCCCAGGCTGGCTCATATTCCAAACCCTGTGTGGCCATCGGTTACCCTGCAGAGCATGAAGGCTGTGCCTGTGTCGATATCGATTTTGCCACGGCTGGTCGTATGGCTGTGGATTGCCTGTATTCCAAGGGGCATCGGAGTGCTATGTTTTTGCGTGACAATGAGACCGATTGCGATCGCGGTTCGGGCTATGTGCTGCTGTTCCGCAAGGCTTTGCTGGAACGTGCCGAAGAGTTGGGCATGACGATTCATGAATCCTTCAAGCATCGTGACGATCGCTTTGATGCCGTGGAATTCGTGCGTGAGCTTTGTTCTTTGGATGAGCGCCCCACGGCGATTGTCAACCAGGCGAACGCCAATGTGCTGAAGTTGGTATTGCAGCAATTACAGGCTTCGGGATTGCGGGTGCCAGATGATATTTCGGTATTGTCGTGCGGCACGTATTTCGAGGGAGAGCTGATGCCGCAGCCGATTACCGAGATGCCGGTCATGCCGCAGGAATTATGTTCTAAGGCTGTGGATCTGCTGGTCGACGCCATCGATGAGCGTCGCGACATCAAGGGATTGGTGGAACTGTCCGCTCCGGTCATGCATAGTCGAGGTTCCGTTACCAAAGTTGGTGACGTGTGA